In Endomicrobiales bacterium, the following are encoded in one genomic region:
- the pgeF gene encoding peptidoglycan editing factor PgeF produces MWKRSGSILFDDEFPFFNLVTTKPLGNMRDKSVRSQYLSGFGFKQDDIITAQQVHGDKVTVIKDKSECEVLGVDGLLTNISGVGLCIFTADCMPVLLGCSEKKVVGVIHAGWRGLAGGILEQGVNKFCLEYNTKPGDIYASIGPCIGPCCFEVGSEIAKSFNLKEEKISLDLRGIARGKLENIGVKKISQSDNCTQHETDLFFSYRRDKTAERIMTFVAIK; encoded by the coding sequence ATGTGGAAACGCTCTGGCTCAATACTATTTGATGACGAATTTCCGTTCTTTAATTTAGTAACCACAAAGCCGCTTGGTAATATGCGCGATAAAAGTGTGAGGAGTCAGTACCTTTCTGGTTTTGGTTTTAAGCAGGATGATATAATAACGGCTCAGCAGGTGCACGGCGACAAAGTTACTGTTATAAAAGATAAAAGTGAATGTGAAGTTTTGGGTGTTGACGGGCTTTTAACAAATATTAGCGGTGTTGGTTTATGTATTTTTACGGCCGACTGTATGCCGGTACTTTTAGGTTGTTCTGAAAAAAAGGTCGTTGGTGTAATACATGCAGGTTGGCGCGGCCTTGCCGGTGGAATTTTGGAACAAGGGGTAAACAAGTTTTGTTTGGAGTATAACACAAAGCCGGGCGATATATACGCTTCAATAGGCCCATGCATTGGGCCGTGTTGCTTTGAAGTTGGCTCAGAAATTGCAAAAAGTTTCAATTTAAAAGAAGAAAAAATAAGCCTTGACTTAAGAGGCATTGCCCGCGGTAAGTTGGAAAATATTGGAGTAAAAAAAATAAGCCAAAGCGATAATTGCACCCAGCATGAAACAGATTTATTTTTTTCGTACAGGCGGGATAAAACAGCAGAACGGATAATGACATTTGTGGCAATTAAATAA
- the pheA gene encoding prephenate dehydratase has protein sequence MKIEKLRLAIDELDQKMLNLLANRTALAKEIGKIKHSSGQQIYAPQREKNIIANMIKKSRGKIAPAVVESVFREIIHACRAMEDKIKVAYFGPEATFTHQAAIKNFGVGAQYMPKKYINEVFMEVEKGLADYGVVPIENSTEGMVNHTLDMFLGSDLQICSEISLKIEECLLCKTGKKSDIKKIYSHPQPLGQCKNWLQSNMPNVQLIEMSSTAEAAKAALRDRSAGAIGSDAAAAIYGLKICQRGIEDGKENITRFLVIGKKSVGPSRYDKTSIMLSVKDRVGALYDILLPFKKYKINLTKIESRPTKKKAWEYIFFIDFIGHISEPNIAKALKEIEANCGFIKVLGSYPRAD, from the coding sequence ATGAAAATTGAAAAGTTAAGGTTGGCAATTGATGAATTAGACCAAAAAATGTTGAATCTTTTGGCAAATCGCACCGCCTTGGCAAAAGAAATAGGGAAAATAAAGCACTCATCAGGCCAGCAGATATACGCCCCTCAGAGAGAAAAAAACATTATCGCTAATATGATAAAAAAAAGCCGGGGCAAAATTGCGCCTGCTGTTGTTGAGTCGGTATTTCGTGAAATAATTCACGCTTGCCGCGCTATGGAAGACAAAATAAAGGTTGCCTATTTTGGCCCTGAGGCAACTTTTACGCATCAAGCCGCTATAAAAAACTTTGGCGTTGGCGCGCAGTATATGCCAAAAAAATATATTAACGAAGTATTTATGGAAGTTGAAAAAGGGCTAGCCGATTATGGTGTTGTGCCAATAGAAAACTCAACAGAGGGAATGGTAAACCACACTTTGGATATGTTTTTAGGGTCAGATTTGCAGATTTGTTCAGAGATAAGTTTAAAAATTGAAGAGTGCCTGCTTTGTAAAACCGGTAAAAAATCGGATATAAAAAAAATATACTCTCATCCTCAGCCGCTTGGCCAGTGCAAAAATTGGCTTCAGTCAAATATGCCAAATGTTCAATTAATTGAAATGTCTTCTACGGCGGAAGCCGCAAAAGCGGCACTGCGCGATAGAAGTGCCGGTGCAATCGGTTCCGATGCTGCAGCCGCTATTTATGGCTTAAAAATATGTCAAAGAGGCATTGAAGACGGGAAAGAAAATATAACCAGATTTTTGGTTATTGGGAAAAAATCAGTTGGCCCGTCCCGGTACGATAAAACATCAATAATGCTTTCAGTTAAAGACAGAGTTGGCGCGCTTTATGATATTTTGCTTCCTTTTAAAAAGTACAAAATTAACCTTACAAAAATAGAGTCGCGCCCAACCAAAAAAAAGGCATGGGAGTACATATTTTTCATTGATTTTATAGGGCATATAAGTGAGCCAAACATAGCCAAGGCATTAAAAGAAATTGAAGCCAACTGTGGGTTCATTAAAGTGCTTGGTTCATATCCAAGGGCGGATTAA